The sequence below is a genomic window from Betaproteobacteria bacterium.
GCGAAGCAGGTTCGGCCTCGGCGCCGACCCAGGCCGGGGAGCCCAGGCGCAGCTTGCGGCCCCTCACCGTCCCGCTCACCCCCTTGCCGGCAAGGGCGGAGAAGTCCGTCACCGGGTCGGGCCGCCGGCCCTCCAGCCGGGCGAGGATGGCCCGCGCCAGAGGATGTTCCGACCCCTGCTCCAGAGCGGCCGCCAGGGCCAGGGCTTCTTCCTCGCCCGCAGCGCCCGGGACGACGTCGGTCAATTGCGGTTCCCCCAGGGTCAGGGTGCCGGTCTTGTCCAGGGCGATGACGGCGATGCGCTCGGCCCGCTCCAGGGCTTCCGCGTTTCTGACCAGGATGCCGGCCCGGGCACCCTGCCCCGTGCCGACCATGACCGCTGTCGGCGTCGCCAGGCCGAGAGCGCAGGGACAGGCGATGACCAGGACGGCCACGGCATTCACCAGGGCCTCGGCAAAGGGGGCGCCAGCCAGGAGCCAGCCCCCCAGGGTCACCGCCGCGACGGCGCACACCGCGGGGACGAAGACCGCCGCGATGCGGTCGGCCAGCCGCTGCACGGGCGCCTTGGACCCCTGCGCCTCCGCCACCAGACGAATGATCCCGGCCAGCAGCGTGTGCTCCCCCACCCCGGTGGCACGACAGCGCAGCATGCCCGATGTATTGGCGGTGGCGGCGAAGACCTTGTCGCCTGCCCCCTTGTTCACCGGCATGCTCTCGCCGGTGAGCATGGCTTCATTCACCGCCGAGGCGCCCTCGATCACCGCGCCGTCCACCGGCACACTCTCGCCGGGGCGGACGATGAAAACATCGCCCGGCATCAGACTATCCACCGCCACCTCGACCAGGGCGCCATCCCGCTCGACCCGCGCCGTGCGGGGGCGCAGTCGCACCAGGGCCTCGATGGCTTCCGAGGTCCGCGTCTTGGCCCGGGCTTCCAGCAGTTTCCCCAGCAGGACCAGGGTGATGACCGCTGCCCCACCCTCGAAATAAACATGCCCCGGCAGGTTTGCCACCGTCATCACCGCCGAATAGGCCCAGGCCATCGAGGTGCCCAGGGCCACCAGCACGTCCATGTTGGCACCGCCCCCGCGCAGGGCCTTGTAGGCGCCGTCGTAGAAGCGCCAGCCGATCCAGAACTGGACCGGGGTCGCCAGGAGAAGCTGGAGCCAGCGGGGCAATTCGGCGCCATGACCCAGGCCGAACATGAGGCCCATCTGGGCGACAAGGGGCGCCGTCAGCAGGGCGGCGATCCAGAAGCGCTGCAATTCACTGCGGTAGCGGGCCTGGCGCTCCTCCCGTTCTGCTTCGCGGCTGCGGGAATCGGCCGGCTGGGCACTGAAGCCAGCCCTGGCCACGGCAGCGATGACCGCGGCCTCGTCGGCCGCCCCGGTCAGCCTCACCCGGGCCCGCTCGCTGGCAAGATTGACCGCAGCCTCGATCCCCGGCTGCTTGTTGAGCACTTTTTCCAGACGGGCGGAGCAGGCAGCACAGGTCATGCCGCCAATCGCGAACTCCACCACCCGGCCGTTTTCCTCACCTGCCATCCCCACGCTCCCGTTAACGCCCTACGCCTGGCCGATGGCCAGTCGGACCGCAGCAAACAGTCCCCAGAGGCCGAATGCGACGATCAGAAGACCGGCGGCGGCACGCACCGCAGGCCGCTTCAGAAAGCCATCCAGGCGCCCGACGAAAAGTCCTGCCAGAAGGAGATTGGGCAGGGTACCCAGGCCGAAGGCGGCCATCATCAGGGCGCCGCGCCCGGCGGATCCCGCCGTGAGTGCGCTGGCCAGGGCGCTATAGACCAGCCCGCAGGGCAGCCAGCCCCACAGGATACCGAGCGGGAAGGCTTGGCCGACCGAGCGGGCGGGCAGGAATCGCCGGGTGTGGGGCTGAATGCGCCGCCACAGGCCGCCGCCCGCCGTTTCCAGCGGCGCCAGGAATCGGGTGATTCCGAGCAGGTAGAGTCCCAAGGCGATGAGCAGCAGGTTGGCCAGGACATAAAGCAGCAGGCGGACGGGCCATTGGCCCGCCAGCGCCGCCCCGGCCCCGAGCGCCCCCGCCACGGCACCGGCCGCAGCGTAGGAGGCGATGCGTCCGCCGCTGTAGGCGAGATGCAGGGACCAGCGAGGCGGCCCGCCCAGGGAAAGCGCTCCGACGATGCCCCCGCACATCCCGACGCAGTGGGTTCCCCCCAGAAGACCGACGAGAAAGAGCGCCAGAACGGCGGAATCAGGCATTCAGAACGGCACGAGAAACAGGACAGGGAAGTGTACCGGGTTTTCCCTTTGCCTCTTCCCTTCCGCCTGCTTCAAATCACCTTCGAATAGCGGGTGCGCTGACGGTCGGCCCGCAGATAGCGGTCGAACACCATGGAAATGACCCGCACCAGCATGCGGCCTGGCGGCAGGACGGTGATCCAGTCCCGGTCGACGCGCACCAGCCCAGCCCGCGCCATGTCCTTGAGATCGTCGAGTTCGTCGGCGAAGTAGGTCCGGAAGTCGATCAGGTGAGCCGATTCGATGGACTCGATGGACAGCTCGAAATGGCACATGAGGGCCTGGATGATCGAACGCCGCAGCACGTCGTCGGCGTTGAGTTCGATGCCCCGGAAAACCGGCAGCATCTGGCGATCGAGGCAATCGTAGTATTCGTCCAGGGTCTTGACGTTCTGGGCGTAGGTGGGCCCCACCTTGCTGATGGACGAAATGCCGAAGGACAGCATGTCGCAGTCGGCATAGGTCGAGTAGCCCTGGAAATTGCGGTGCAGGCGGCCCTGACGCTGGGCGACCGCCAGCTCGTCGTCGGGTTTGGCGAAGTGGTCCATGCCGATGAAGACATAGCCGGCGTCGGTGAGCTTCTTGATGGCCAGGGAAAGAATCTGCATCTTGGCGTCGGGCGAGGGCAGATCTGGCTCGGCGATGCGCCGCTGGGGCTTGAACAGGGTGGGCAGGTGGGCGTAGTTGTAGATCGAGAGACGGTCCGGATCCATGGCCAGCACCCGCTCCAGGGTACGGTTGAAGCCCATGACGGTCTGCTTGGGCAGGCCGTAGATGAGGTCGATGGAAATGGACTGGAAGCCGTTCGCCCGGGCGTTGCGGATGACGTCGGCGGTCTCTTCCTCGGTCTGCAAGCGGTTGACCGCCTGTTGCACCCGCTCGTCGAAATCCTGCACGCCGACGCTCATGCGGTTGAAGCCCAGTTCGCCCAGAAGCGCCACGGTGGCCGCATCCACCTTGCGGGGATCGACCTCGATGGAGTACTCGCCGCCGTCGAGAAGCTTGAAGTGGCGCCGGGTCGCTTCCATGAGCTGGCGCATTTCGTCATGGGAGAGGAAGGTCGGCGTCCCGCCGCCCCAGTGGAGCTGGATGACTTCGTGCTCGCCGTCGAGAGACTCGCTCTGGAGCGCCAGTTCCTTGGCCAGGTACTTCAGGTACTTGGCGCTGCGCCCGTGATCCTTGGTAATGATCTTGTTACAGGCACAGTAATAGCAGATGGTATTGCAGAAGGGGATGTGGAAGTATAATGACAGCGGCCGGCTGAACGCCCCGATGTTGCGCTTTCCCAGCCAGGCACGCGCGGCCTCGGCCCCGAAGGCTTCGACGAAGCGATCGGCGGTCGGATAAGATGTATAACGCGGTCCATTGACGTCGAACCGGCGAATTATCTGGGCGTCAAAAACGAAGTTCTCTGTTGCGATGTTCATCAAGCACGTCACCCATGGGTAGGCGGATTATGGTCAGATGGCACAGTAACACGGTTGACTTGGATCAAGCGAAGACAGGTTGAAAATGCCCCCACAGACTGCCGTTCAGGAAGTTTCGCTGTCGGTTTTGAAGACCGCCTGCTCCAACTGCAACCTGCGGGAGCTATGCCTCCCGGTAGGTTTGACTGTGGACGAGATGCAACGTCTCGACGATCTGGTCTCCACCCGGCGTCGGGTCAAGCGGGGCGATCATCTCTACCGTGCCGGCCAGGGCTTCGATGCCATCTACGCGGTGCGCAGCGGCTTCTTCAAGACCGACGTCCTGCTCGAGGATGGTCGCGATCAGGTCACCGGCTTCCAGATGGCAAGGGAACTCCTCGGCCTCGACGGCATCAGCACCGAGCACCACACCTGCAACGCCATCGCCCTGGAGGACAGCGAAGTCTGCTCGATCCCCTTCTCCCGCCTGGAAGGGCTTTCACGCGAGATCCACAACCTCCAGCACCATTTCCACAAGGTCATGAGCCGCGAAATCGTCCGTGACCACGGCGTCATGATGCTGCTTGGCACCATGCGGGCCGAGGAACGGCTGGCCGCCTTCCTGCTCAACCTCTCCCAGCGCTTCACCTCGCGCGGCTTCTCTCACTCCGAGTTCTACCTGCGCATGACCCGGGAAGAAATCGGCAGCTACCTCGGACTGAAGCTGGAAACCGTCTCCCGCGCCTTCTCGCGTTTCCAGGAGGAAGGTTTCATCGCCGTGCAGCAGAAGCACATTCGCATCCTCGACATCCCGGGCCTCAAGCGCCTGATGAATCACCAGGCCAAGTAGGGGCTGCGCGTCAGCGCAACGCCGACGATATAGGCAAAAGCCGCCAGCGCGGCGACCAGGAAGCCCAGGCGGATGCGCGGCGTGCGCCCGCGCTTCAGGGCCATCGTCCCACAGCCGATGTAGACCAGCAGCCCGCAGACCTTGGCCGTGAGCCAGGGTGCCACAAAGGGATACTGGCCACTCCACACCGCGAGGGTCAGGGCACTCGCCAGCAGGGTGGAATCGATCAGGTGGGGCGCGACACGCACCCAGCGCGCCCCCAGGCGGGGGGAGCCGACAAGCATCCATGCCCCACGCAGGCAGAACCCCACGCCGCTCAGGACGACGCAGGTGACGTGCAGATGCTTGATCGCAAGGTAGGTGATCATCCTGTCTGCCCGTCCGGTCTTGGGCGAAGGTACATAGGGAGATACACCCCTGCCAGAATCCCGAAGACGGCCAGCCAGCCCAGCGCAGCGGCGACGTTTGCGCCAGGGAAGAATTCGCCCAGAAGCCGCAGAACGACCACCCCCTGGAACAGCCGAAACAAGGGCCAGGCCCAGCGATCATCGGCGATGGGACGCCCCGAGTGCCCCCGGGTGACGCGGGCGGCCATACCGATGAGCACCGAAGTGAAAAACCCGGCCCCGACGGCGTGCAGCGGCAGCAGCCCTCCCCAGACGACTCCTGCGAGCGCAAGCAGCGACTGGAGGGCATAGAGCCCGAAGCCGACCCCCAGCCACAGGGCTCCCAGGTGCAGCATGGCCAGCATGGGCGCCTTGAAACCGGCCCGCAACTGCCATTGCCAAGACAGTCGGAGAGCCGCAGCGGCCGCCGCGCCGTCGCAGAGCCAGCGCCAGGAGAACAGGTACAGCGCCTGGGCCAGACCGTGCCCCAGGAGCGCCAGGAGCAGAACGACCAGCAGGGCGAAGGACGCGTCGCAGCGATAACGGGGGACCACGGCCCCGGTGAAGAAGGGCAGCATACGATGCAGGACGGTGACGAACACTGGCGCCACACAGCCCCAGAGACCCGCTTCGATTGCCCAGCGGAAAAACCCGGCATCACCGCGCACCAGAGCCCAGGCGTAGAGCAGTTCGGCCAGAACGCCAATGGTGAGGGCGGCGACGACCAGACTTGCATGGCCCCGATCGCTCGCTGAACGTCGCAGGAGCGCTACGAGACCCGCCGTCCCCACCGCCTGCCCCAAGGCCGCGAGGACGACGCCCGGGGCGAGCAGGAACGGCAGAAACAGGCCCAGGAAGAACGTCGCCCAGCCCGCCGCTAGCAGGAAAAAAGCTGGCAGATACTGACGCGCCTCCAGGGGCGGCGCCGCCATCCACTTGGGTAGCGCCGTCATCAGGAAGCCGAAGATGAAAAGGGGAAAGACACCGAAGACCAGGCTTCCCCCATGCACCCAGGCGGGGGGCACCCCAAGGGCAAGCGGGGGAACAGCCACACCGGCCCGCAGCAGCAGCTCCGGCAGCCACAACGCCATGGCGACGACCAGCTGCACGCTGCCGGCGGCGAACATGACGCGGTGGGGCGCAGAAAGAAAGACCGGCATCAGGCGCCTTGCGTCGGCGCAGCCGACATCTCGCCGCGCACCCGGTGGTAATGGCGCAGTACGGAAACCAGGTTGGCTTCGAGCCAGAGGGCAGCCACCAGCAGCGCCAGGCCCGCCGCACGCGCCGCCAAGTCGGGCGCCAGCGCCGCCAGCGCCAGGAGGACCACCGCCACGCCGTGGGCCCCCGCCTGGGCAAGGGCGCGGGATTCGGGCAGAAGCTTGCTCACCGACGGCACCGGCCTCCCCTGGGAGTCATTGCGCAAGTGCAGCCAGGCGAGGAAGGGAACGATCTTGTACAGCATGCCAATGATGAGGGACATATAGCCGCCCACCCCGATCAGAACGGCAAACAGCGCGGTCCACCCCGCCAGGGCCGCAAACGCGGGAAACAGGGCATCGGCGACCGCCAGGGCCAGCGCGGCAAGCAGGGACACGAGTCCCAATTGCCACAGGCGATAGGTCGCGTCGGCCCTCGCCCGTCGCCGCTTGCCTTGCAAGCGCAGGGTGTAGGCCGCAATGAAAATGCCGGCCAGGGCCGCACAACCCTCCGCAACCCTCGCCAGGAGCGGCAGATCGAGCACGACGGCGGCGCTCCACAGGAGCAGCAGAACAAAGAGCGCCCAGGGGAAGACCCTGCTCAGGCGGGCGGGGTATCCCGGAGTCAACTGGAACATGGGAACGACCACGTAGGCCAGCGAAGCGAGCAGGATTCCCACCCAGGCGGCGAATCCCCAGCCGGCATGGAGATCGGTCAGGGCCACCAGGGGCAGGTTGGCACCGAAGGCCAGGGCCCCGAGCAAAAGCACGCCGAGACCGCCAACTGCGGCCAGGCCGCCGAAGGCCAGCTTGAGTCCGACGATGGTCGGGCTGGTCGAGGGAACCCGGAACAGCGCGCCTCCCGCCACGACCAGAAAACCCGCCACACTGGACCCCAGCAGCACGGCCGCCAGGAGGTACAGGCGGGGATCGGGCACCAGGAAGGCAAGGACCAGGGCAATCGCCCCCAGGGTCAGGCCCCCGTGCAAGGGAACTGCCAAGGCGAGGGGACGCGGCACATTGGCCCCCGCCACCACCGGCAGAATCTGGATCAGCGCCCCCAGCATGACTTGCAGGAAGAACCCCACGGTCACGAGGTGGGTCGCTGCCAGGGCCGCGGGAGACCAGCGCGAGGAGAAGACATCGGAGCCCTGAAAAAGGAGCAGGAGGCCCAGCGCCGCGACGAAGAGCGGCGCCGTCACCAGAAAGCGCAAGGGGGCCGCCAGGGGCGGCGCCCGGTCGAAGGAGAGAAGGGCCTGCACGCGGGAGTCGGGGAGCGCTTAGCGGGAAGGACGCGAAGCGTCTCTGTTGCATCCCCTCGCCCGCAGCGCGCGGGGGGAACCTGCCCTGCCAGCGTTAGAGAAGCCGGAAGCGTGTATGAGGGGCATGGCAGCGCTCTTCATCGCAAGGATTTGCCCGGCGAAATAGCTCTCAGGCCCGCCAGATCAGGATCTCGAAGGTTCCGTCGGCCACCTGGTCGGTCTCGTGCCGGTAACCGTTCTGTTCCAGCACGCGATAAAGCGGATGGGGTTCGCGATAGAGGAGCAGAAGCAATCGCGCTCCCTCCGGCAGGGTATCCAGCGCCTCCATCGTCTTGACGAAAGGTTCCGGCGGTTCCAGATAACGGGCGTCGACGACGTGGGGGGACTTGGGGTGGCTCATGCTTCGGTGAGTTCGCTTTCGAGTTGCTCCACCAGCGCTTCGGCCTGCCCTGCGAGCTGCTGATCGCACATGGGATAGAGCACGTTCTCCTCCTTGAGGTTGTGCTGCTGCATCATGATGAGGAGCGTGTCGGCTTGGCCCAGATAGGAATCGACGTCCCCTCGGCCAGCGCAGCCAGAGCGTCGTCGAGCAGTGCGCGCATCTGGAGATGTTCCTGGCGCATGACCTGGGTCGGGCCCATGGACATTCCGGTGCGCGCTTCGAAGGCGGGGAAGAGGGTCTTTTCCTCGCCGTCGAAATGGGCCAGGGTCGCGCCACGGAAGTGTTCGAACGCGGCCCGGGCAGCAGCAAGATTCTTCTTGGCGACGGCCTGCTCGGCCTCGGCGAAGAGATCGTCGCAGCGACGATGGTCTTCGGTCATGAAATGGCGGATGGAAGACATGATCGGGGTTCTCGGTTGGGGGGTGGCCCATTTTCCGAGGCGTCCCCGAACAGCACCTTGACCCTCGTCAAATCCGGGCACCCGGCCTGGCCAATTTATGGCGTGGGGATATCCCCCGGCAAGGCGATGGTGTTTTCCTTGCTGTAGAGGTAGTCCTGGAAGACATGCTCGGCCGAAAGCAGGCGGTAGCTGCCGTCGCCCTCGAGCCGAGTCGTGTCCTTCAGCCGATAGGCCATGTGGCCGCAGGTCCACAATTCGAAATTGCGCATCTGGGTATACAGACAGGTCTTGTCCGGCACGGAGATGCGCCGGGCACCAGGATGGGCGGCGATTTCGCGATTGTAGGCATTGATGTAGGCGCAATTGCCCTTGGCGTCGAGCAGATAGCCGTAGGCCTCGCAATTGGGCCGGATGCCATCCCCGATGGCCGGGCTGTTGGACAGCATGCGCATCGGATAGCCGGTGGGCGAGATCATGTTCACCACGATCTGGTCTTCGCTGGCTTTGAAATATTCCTGCTTGACGTCGTCCGGCAGGCCGCACTCGTGGGTGACGGTGAAGCGTGTCGCGACCTGCACCGCCCCGGCGCCCCGTTCGAGGAAATTGACCGCGTCGCCGCCGGTGAAGATGCCGCCGGCGGGAATGAGCGGAATATCGAGCTGTTCCGCCTGCAGGAAGGCGTGGATTTCGGCGACGATGGTCGCCAGGTCGTATTCAGCCCAGTCCAGGCCGAAACCCAGATGGCCCCCCGCCAGCGGCCCCTCGACGACGATGTAGTCGGGCAGACGCTCGGTGCGTGCCGACTTCTTGAGGAAGAGTTGCAGGGCACGCAGCGAGGACACGATGATGCCCAGCTTGGCGTCGCGGAACCTGGGGTGATCCTCGATGAGCGCGAAGGATCCGAGATGCAGGCCCGCCGCCAGGGTAATGCCGTCGATACCCGCATCCAGGGCCGCCCCCATGCGGACCCGCAGCGTTTCCCTGGGGGCGTTCATGGTGAGCTTTTCCATGCAGTTGATGAACACCATGCCACTGCCCTGCTTGGAGCCCATGGCGGCGTCGACGTGCAGGCGGGTGGCCTCGGCCAGGCGTCCCAGGTCGAACTGGACGGCCGATTTGTCCGGATTGGCGACGTTCTGCTTGTAGAGCTTGAGCTTTTCCTTGACGAACTTGGTGTTGTAGCGGCGGTCAGCCACCGTTTTCACCATGGCGTCGGAGATGTGCCCGATGCCGCCCAGGCGGGCGGCCTCCAGGGCGAGGTCCACGGTCGAGATGTCGACCCCATTCCGCCGATCATGAGGGGCACCAGTTCGTGCCTGCCGAGCCTCAGGCGGAAATCATCCACGCACTTCATCTGTCAGTCTTCCCCAGGGCGCCGGCTTTTGCCGCCGGTTCGCGCAATTCGTTCGAGGGCGCCATTATCCTCTAACGCCAGGCGGCTTGCAGGAAATTTGCTCACCGGCGCGGCGCTCATTTTTCCAGGACGTAGGTCCCCGGCGCCGGGGCCAGGGCGGGGTATTTGCGGCAGGCGGCCCCGTAGGCCGGAACGCGCGCGCCAGTCCTTTCCCCCAGCCAGGCGATCCAGTCTTCCCACCAGGTCCCGGAATGCCGTTCGGCTTT
It includes:
- a CDS encoding SirB2 family protein, which encodes MITYLAIKHLHVTCVVLSGVGFCLRGAWMLVGSPRLGARWVRVAPHLIDSTLLASALTLAVWSGQYPFVAPWLTAKVCGLLVYIGCGTMALKRGRTPRIRLGFLVAALAAFAYIVGVALTRSPYLAW
- a CDS encoding sulfite exporter TauE/SafE family protein, with protein sequence MPDSAVLALFLVGLLGGTHCVGMCGGIVGALSLGGPPRWSLHLAYSGGRIASYAAAGAVAGALGAGAALAGQWPVRLLLYVLANLLLIALGLYLLGITRFLAPLETAGGGLWRRIQPHTRRFLPARSVGQAFPLGILWGWLPCGLVYSALASALTAGSAGRGALMMAAFGLGTLPNLLLAGLFVGRLDGFLKRPAVRAAAGLLIVAFGLWGLFAAVRLAIGQA
- the fnr gene encoding fumarate/nitrate reduction transcriptional regulator Fnr, which produces MPPQTAVQEVSLSVLKTACSNCNLRELCLPVGLTVDEMQRLDDLVSTRRRVKRGDHLYRAGQGFDAIYAVRSGFFKTDVLLEDGRDQVTGFQMARELLGLDGISTEHHTCNAIALEDSEVCSIPFSRLEGLSREIHNLQHHFHKVMSREIVRDHGVMMLLGTMRAEERLAAFLLNLSQRFTSRGFSHSEFYLRMTREEIGSYLGLKLETVSRAFSRFQEEGFIAVQQKHIRILDIPGLKRLMNHQAK
- the cadA gene encoding cadmium-translocating P-type ATPase, coding for MAGEENGRVVEFAIGGMTCAACSARLEKVLNKQPGIEAAVNLASERARVRLTGAADEAAVIAAVARAGFSAQPADSRSREAEREERQARYRSELQRFWIAALLTAPLVAQMGLMFGLGHGAELPRWLQLLLATPVQFWIGWRFYDGAYKALRGGGANMDVLVALGTSMAWAYSAVMTVANLPGHVYFEGGAAVITLVLLGKLLEARAKTRTSEAIEALVRLRPRTARVERDGALVEVAVDSLMPGDVFIVRPGESVPVDGAVIEGASAVNEAMLTGESMPVNKGAGDKVFAATANTSGMLRCRATGVGEHTLLAGIIRLVAEAQGSKAPVQRLADRIAAVFVPAVCAVAAVTLGGWLLAGAPFAEALVNAVAVLVIACPCALGLATPTAVMVGTGQGARAGILVRNAEALERAERIAVIALDKTGTLTLGEPQLTDVVPGAAGEEEALALAAALEQGSEHPLARAILARLEGRRPDPVTDFSALAGKGVSGTVRGRKLRLGSPAWVGAEAEPASRLAREGKTVVALAEGDVLLAYLAIADPLRPTSREAVARLKARGIRLVMLTGDHADTAAAIARAAGVDEFRAGILPGDKAAAVAELRGQGVVAMVGDGINDAPALAAADVSFALGAGSDAAIEAADLTLVRNDLRGVDDAIDLSRATLRKIRANLFFAFIYNVLGIPLAALGWLNPVIAGAAMAMSSVSVVTNSLLLRAWRPKD
- a CDS encoding NnrS family protein, with protein sequence MPVFLSAPHRVMFAAGSVQLVVAMALWLPELLLRAGVAVPPLALGVPPAWVHGGSLVFGVFPLFIFGFLMTALPKWMAAPPLEARQYLPAFFLLAAGWATFFLGLFLPFLLAPGVVLAALGQAVGTAGLVALLRRSASDRGHASLVVAALTIGVLAELLYAWALVRGDAGFFRWAIEAGLWGCVAPVFVTVLHRMLPFFTGAVVPRYRCDASFALLVVLLLALLGHGLAQALYLFSWRWLCDGAAAAAALRLSWQWQLRAGFKAPMLAMLHLGALWLGVGFGLYALQSLLALAGVVWGGLLPLHAVGAGFFTSVLIGMAARVTRGHSGRPIADDRWAWPLFRLFQGVVVLRLLGEFFPGANVAAALGWLAVFGILAGVYLPMYLRPRPDGQTG
- a CDS encoding DUF2249 domain-containing protein → MSHPKSPHVVDARYLEPPEPFVKTMEALDTLPEGARLLLLLYREPHPLYRVLEQNGYRHETDQVADGTFEILIWRA
- the hemN gene encoding oxygen-independent coproporphyrinogen III oxidase, whose product is MNIATENFVFDAQIIRRFDVNGPRYTSYPTADRFVEAFGAEAARAWLGKRNIGAFSRPLSLYFHIPFCNTICYYCACNKIITKDHGRSAKYLKYLAKELALQSESLDGEHEVIQLHWGGGTPTFLSHDEMRQLMEATRRHFKLLDGGEYSIEVDPRKVDAATVALLGELGFNRMSVGVQDFDERVQQAVNRLQTEEETADVIRNARANGFQSISIDLIYGLPKQTVMGFNRTLERVLAMDPDRLSIYNYAHLPTLFKPQRRIAEPDLPSPDAKMQILSLAIKKLTDAGYVFIGMDHFAKPDDELAVAQRQGRLHRNFQGYSTYADCDMLSFGISSISKVGPTYAQNVKTLDEYYDCLDRQMLPVFRGIELNADDVLRRSIIQALMCHFELSIESIESAHLIDFRTYFADELDDLKDMARAGLVRVDRDWITVLPPGRMLVRVISMVFDRYLRADRQRTRYSKVI